A region from the Triticum aestivum cultivar Chinese Spring chromosome 3D, IWGSC CS RefSeq v2.1, whole genome shotgun sequence genome encodes:
- the LOC123074399 gene encoding uncharacterized protein encodes MDIIPRTATARLVPLLPGTTSSLLLPDVRFPSERTRHASLIPLVPFPRLEVAGAASPIAGAPPMYAIAALVPSSPDARGPLVKCDSISRTRRWLDLGRRQPELARPPPLPAPLLWTSGERRRAREEEERTSRPHLDLFVEDFSQIGPYTSTPRIFAIVAPIEPPPGENYF; translated from the exons ATGGACATCATCCCGCGTACGGCCACCGCTCGCCTTGTTCCTCTGTTGCCCGGAACCACCTCATCCCTGCTCCTCCCCGACGTCCGTTTCCCCTCTGAAAGGACGCGACACGCCTCGCTGATCCCGCTGGTGCCATTCCCTCGCCTGGAGGTGGCCGGAGCCGCGAGCCCCATCGCCGGTGCCCCTCCTATGTACGCCATCGCCGCCCTCGTCCCGTCCTCCCCCGACGCGCGTGGACCCCTGGTCAAGTGCGACAGCATCTCCCGCACTCGCCGGTGGCTGGATCTCGGCCGGAGACAACCGGAGCTAGCCAGGCCGCCCCCCCTCCCTGCTCCTCTGCTCTGGACGTCGGGAGAAAGAAGACGGGCgcgcgaggaggaagaaaggaCCAGCCGGCCCCACCT GGACTTGTTTGTAGAAGATTTTTCACAGATTGGCCCCTATACTTCCACACCTCGTATCTTCGCGATCGTagctccgattgag ccccctccgggagagaactATTTCTAG